In the genome of Sciurus carolinensis chromosome 3, mSciCar1.2, whole genome shotgun sequence, one region contains:
- the Fdxr gene encoding NADPH:adrenodoxin oxidoreductase, mitochondrial isoform X1 produces the protein MAPRCWRWWDWSAWPRIQPLSASNFTTSGFCRHFSAQKNPQICVVGSGPAGFYTAQHLLKHHAQAHVDIYEKQLVPFGLVRFGVAPDHPEVKNVINTFTQTARSDRCAFWGNVVVGRDVTVPELQGAYHAVVLSYGAEDHQTLEIPGEELPGVFSARAFVGWYNGLPENQELAPDLSCNTAVILGQGNVALDVARILLTPPEHLEKTDITEAAFGVLRQSQVKTVWIVGRRGPLQVAFTIKELREMIRLPGTRPILDPADFLGLQDRIKEVPRPRKRLMELLLQTATEKPGLGAAHQAMATRTWGLRFFRSPQQVLPSPDGRRAAGIRLAVTRLEGVGEAAQAVPTGDVEDLPCGLVLSSVGYKSRPVDPSVPFDFKRGVIPNIEGRVVDMPGLYCSGWVKRGPTGVINTTMTDSFLTSQMLLQDLKAGLLPSGPRPGFAAIQALLSSRGLGPSAEVSGGVRPVSFSDWEKLDAEEVSRGQGAGKPREKLVDPQEMLRLLGH, from the exons ATGGCTCCGCGTTGCTGGCGCTGGTGGGACTGGTCCGCGTGGCCTCGAATCCAACCACTTTCCGCTAGTAACTTCACGA CCTCAGGCTTCTGCCGGCATTTCTCTGCACAGAAGAACCCCCAGATCTGCGTGGTGGGCAGTGGCCCAGCGGGCTTCTACACGGCCCAACACCTGCTAAAG CACCACGCCCAGGCCCATGTGGACATCTATGAGAAGCAGCTTGTGCCCTTTGGCCTGGTGCGGTTTGGTGTGGCGCCTGACCATCCCGAGGTGAAG AATGTCATCAACACCTTCACCCAGACTGCCCGCTCTGACCGCTGTGCCTTCTGGGGAAATGTGGTGGTGGGCAGGGATGTGACAGTGCCTGAGCTGCAGGGTGCCTACCACGCAGTGGTGCTG AGTTACGGGGCAGAGGACCACCAGACGCTGGAGATTCCCGGTGAGGAGCTGCCTGGTGTGTTCTCGGCCAGGGCCTTTGTGGGCTGGTACAATGGGCTTCCTGAGAACCAGGAG CTGGCGCCGGACCTGAGCTGTAACACAGCCGTGATCCTGGGGCAGGGAAATGTGGCTCTGGATGTAGCCCGGATCCTGCTGACCCCGCCTGAGCACCTGGAG AAAACAGACATCACAGAAGCTGCCTTTGGAGTGCTGAGGCAGAGTCAGGTGAAGACTGTGTGGATAGTGGGCCGGCGTGGACCCCTGCAAGTGGCCTTTACCATTAAG GAGCTTCGGGAGATGATTCGGTTGCCAGGAACCCGGCCCATTTTGGATCCTGCGGATTTCTTGGGCCTCCAGGACAGAATCAAGG AGGTCCCCCGTCCAAGGAAGCGGCTGATGGAACTGCTGCTTCAAACTGCCACGGAgaagccagggctgggggctgctcACCAGGCGATGGCTACCCGTACCTGGGGCCTCCGTTTTTTTCGAAGCCCCCAGCAGGTGCTGCCCTCTCCAGATGGGCGACGGGCAGCAGGCATCCGCCTGGCTGTCACCAGACTGGAG GGTGTTGGCGAGGCCGCCCAAGCAGTGCCCACAGGAGACGTGGAGGACCTCCCTTGTGGGCTCGTGCTGAGCAGCGTCGGGTATAAGAGCCGCCCGGTTGACCCCAGTGTGCCTTTTGACTTCAAACGTGGAGTAATCCCCAACATAGAGGGCCGGGTTGTGGATATGCCAG GCCTCTACTGCAGTGGCTGGGTGAAGAGGGGACCCACAGGTGTCATTAACACTACCATGACAGACAGCTTCCTCACCAGCCAGATGCTGCTGCAGGACCTGAAGGCCGGACTCCTGCCCTCAGGCCCTAGGCCTGGCTTTGCGGCCATCCAGGCCCTGCTCAGTAGCCGAGGTCTGGGCCCTAGTGCTGAGGTTTCGGGAG GTGTCCGACCAGTTTCTTTCTCAGACTGGGAAAAGCTGGATGCTGAGGAGGTGTCTCGGGGACAGGGTGCTGGGAAGCCTCGGGAGAAGCTGGTGGATCCTCAGGAGATGCTGAGGCTGCTGGGGCACTGA
- the Fdxr gene encoding NADPH:adrenodoxin oxidoreductase, mitochondrial isoform X2 → MAPRCWRWWDWSAWPRIQPLSASNFTTSGFCRHFSAQKNPQICVVGSGPAGFYTAQHLLKHHAQAHVDIYEKQLVPFGLVRFGVAPDHPEVKNVINTFTQTARSDRCAFWGNVVVGRDVTVPELQGAYHAVVLSYGAEDHQTLEIPGEELPGVFSARAFVGWYNGLPENQELAPDLSCNTAVILGQGNVALDVARILLTPPEHLEKTDITEAAFGVLRQSQVKTVWIVGRRGPLQVAFTIKELREMIRLPGTRPILDPADFLGLQDRIKEVPRPRKRLMELLLQTATEKPGLGAAHQAMATRTWGLRFFRSPQQVLPSPDGRRAAGIRLAVTRLEGVGEAAQAVPTGDVEDLPCGLVLSSVGYKSRPVDPSVPFDFKRGVIPNIEGRVVDMPGLYCSGWVKRGPTGVINTTMTDSFLTSQMLLQDLKAGLLPSGPRPGFAAIQALLSSRGVRPVSFSDWEKLDAEEVSRGQGAGKPREKLVDPQEMLRLLGH, encoded by the exons ATGGCTCCGCGTTGCTGGCGCTGGTGGGACTGGTCCGCGTGGCCTCGAATCCAACCACTTTCCGCTAGTAACTTCACGA CCTCAGGCTTCTGCCGGCATTTCTCTGCACAGAAGAACCCCCAGATCTGCGTGGTGGGCAGTGGCCCAGCGGGCTTCTACACGGCCCAACACCTGCTAAAG CACCACGCCCAGGCCCATGTGGACATCTATGAGAAGCAGCTTGTGCCCTTTGGCCTGGTGCGGTTTGGTGTGGCGCCTGACCATCCCGAGGTGAAG AATGTCATCAACACCTTCACCCAGACTGCCCGCTCTGACCGCTGTGCCTTCTGGGGAAATGTGGTGGTGGGCAGGGATGTGACAGTGCCTGAGCTGCAGGGTGCCTACCACGCAGTGGTGCTG AGTTACGGGGCAGAGGACCACCAGACGCTGGAGATTCCCGGTGAGGAGCTGCCTGGTGTGTTCTCGGCCAGGGCCTTTGTGGGCTGGTACAATGGGCTTCCTGAGAACCAGGAG CTGGCGCCGGACCTGAGCTGTAACACAGCCGTGATCCTGGGGCAGGGAAATGTGGCTCTGGATGTAGCCCGGATCCTGCTGACCCCGCCTGAGCACCTGGAG AAAACAGACATCACAGAAGCTGCCTTTGGAGTGCTGAGGCAGAGTCAGGTGAAGACTGTGTGGATAGTGGGCCGGCGTGGACCCCTGCAAGTGGCCTTTACCATTAAG GAGCTTCGGGAGATGATTCGGTTGCCAGGAACCCGGCCCATTTTGGATCCTGCGGATTTCTTGGGCCTCCAGGACAGAATCAAGG AGGTCCCCCGTCCAAGGAAGCGGCTGATGGAACTGCTGCTTCAAACTGCCACGGAgaagccagggctgggggctgctcACCAGGCGATGGCTACCCGTACCTGGGGCCTCCGTTTTTTTCGAAGCCCCCAGCAGGTGCTGCCCTCTCCAGATGGGCGACGGGCAGCAGGCATCCGCCTGGCTGTCACCAGACTGGAG GGTGTTGGCGAGGCCGCCCAAGCAGTGCCCACAGGAGACGTGGAGGACCTCCCTTGTGGGCTCGTGCTGAGCAGCGTCGGGTATAAGAGCCGCCCGGTTGACCCCAGTGTGCCTTTTGACTTCAAACGTGGAGTAATCCCCAACATAGAGGGCCGGGTTGTGGATATGCCAG GCCTCTACTGCAGTGGCTGGGTGAAGAGGGGACCCACAGGTGTCATTAACACTACCATGACAGACAGCTTCCTCACCAGCCAGATGCTGCTGCAGGACCTGAAGGCCGGACTCCTGCCCTCAGGCCCTAGGCCTGGCTTTGCGGCCATCCAGGCCCTGCTCAGTAGCCGAG GTGTCCGACCAGTTTCTTTCTCAGACTGGGAAAAGCTGGATGCTGAGGAGGTGTCTCGGGGACAGGGTGCTGGGAAGCCTCGGGAGAAGCTGGTGGATCCTCAGGAGATGCTGAGGCTGCTGGGGCACTGA
- the Fdxr gene encoding NADPH:adrenodoxin oxidoreductase, mitochondrial isoform X3, translated as MAPRCWRWWDWSAWPRIQPLSASNFTTSGFCRHFSAQKNPQICVVGSGPAGFYTAQHLLKHHAQAHVDIYEKQLVPFGLVRFGVAPDHPEVKNVINTFTQTARSDRCAFWGNVVVGRDVTVPELQGAYHAVVLSYGAEDHQTLEIPGEELPGVFSARAFVGWYNGLPENQELAPDLSCNTAVILGQGNVALDVARILLTPPEHLEKTDITEAAFGVLRQSQVKTVWIVGRRGPLQVAFTIKELREMIRLPGTRPILDPADFLGLQDRIKEVPRPRKRLMELLLQTATEKPGLGAAHQAMATRTWGLRFFRSPQQVLPSPDGRRAAGIRLAVTRLEGVGEAAQAVPTGDVEDLPCGLVLSSVGYKSRPVDPSVPFDFKRGVIPNIEGRVVDMPGVRPVSFSDWEKLDAEEVSRGQGAGKPREKLVDPQEMLRLLGH; from the exons ATGGCTCCGCGTTGCTGGCGCTGGTGGGACTGGTCCGCGTGGCCTCGAATCCAACCACTTTCCGCTAGTAACTTCACGA CCTCAGGCTTCTGCCGGCATTTCTCTGCACAGAAGAACCCCCAGATCTGCGTGGTGGGCAGTGGCCCAGCGGGCTTCTACACGGCCCAACACCTGCTAAAG CACCACGCCCAGGCCCATGTGGACATCTATGAGAAGCAGCTTGTGCCCTTTGGCCTGGTGCGGTTTGGTGTGGCGCCTGACCATCCCGAGGTGAAG AATGTCATCAACACCTTCACCCAGACTGCCCGCTCTGACCGCTGTGCCTTCTGGGGAAATGTGGTGGTGGGCAGGGATGTGACAGTGCCTGAGCTGCAGGGTGCCTACCACGCAGTGGTGCTG AGTTACGGGGCAGAGGACCACCAGACGCTGGAGATTCCCGGTGAGGAGCTGCCTGGTGTGTTCTCGGCCAGGGCCTTTGTGGGCTGGTACAATGGGCTTCCTGAGAACCAGGAG CTGGCGCCGGACCTGAGCTGTAACACAGCCGTGATCCTGGGGCAGGGAAATGTGGCTCTGGATGTAGCCCGGATCCTGCTGACCCCGCCTGAGCACCTGGAG AAAACAGACATCACAGAAGCTGCCTTTGGAGTGCTGAGGCAGAGTCAGGTGAAGACTGTGTGGATAGTGGGCCGGCGTGGACCCCTGCAAGTGGCCTTTACCATTAAG GAGCTTCGGGAGATGATTCGGTTGCCAGGAACCCGGCCCATTTTGGATCCTGCGGATTTCTTGGGCCTCCAGGACAGAATCAAGG AGGTCCCCCGTCCAAGGAAGCGGCTGATGGAACTGCTGCTTCAAACTGCCACGGAgaagccagggctgggggctgctcACCAGGCGATGGCTACCCGTACCTGGGGCCTCCGTTTTTTTCGAAGCCCCCAGCAGGTGCTGCCCTCTCCAGATGGGCGACGGGCAGCAGGCATCCGCCTGGCTGTCACCAGACTGGAG GGTGTTGGCGAGGCCGCCCAAGCAGTGCCCACAGGAGACGTGGAGGACCTCCCTTGTGGGCTCGTGCTGAGCAGCGTCGGGTATAAGAGCCGCCCGGTTGACCCCAGTGTGCCTTTTGACTTCAAACGTGGAGTAATCCCCAACATAGAGGGCCGGGTTGTGGATATGCCAG GTGTCCGACCAGTTTCTTTCTCAGACTGGGAAAAGCTGGATGCTGAGGAGGTGTCTCGGGGACAGGGTGCTGGGAAGCCTCGGGAGAAGCTGGTGGATCCTCAGGAGATGCTGAGGCTGCTGGGGCACTGA